Proteins found in one Amycolatopsis umgeniensis genomic segment:
- a CDS encoding MFS transporter has product MLLMFLARLPMTAMGVTMTLYVVNDLGRGYGAAGLIGAATTLGSAIGAPLVGRYVDRYGLRPVVAICGLASSTFWISAPHLPYQVLLAVSLPAGVLSVPAGTLARLVLTALVPLEQRRAAYSLDTIFVEASFMIGPSAGIMAITQLPAVYALTGIGICFALSATLIYRMNPPIRAEADAEVFTGERPPVRSWLTGRLVMAMFIAAGALFCLVGMELAALATVRASGDIAWSGLLITLMCIASVLGGAIHGAVRRSLSQGTLMVLLAVLTLPVGLIDHPWWLLAIVLFPSNVLCAPTLAASTETVSAAAPPRVRGEAMGLLDAASRIGLAIGSPIIGYVIDHSSPGWGFAASAVGALGIASLGLFWRRSRTPAAPVPALSSS; this is encoded by the coding sequence ATGCTGCTGATGTTCCTGGCCCGGCTCCCGATGACGGCCATGGGCGTGACGATGACGCTGTACGTGGTCAACGACCTGGGCCGCGGCTACGGCGCGGCGGGGCTGATCGGCGCGGCCACCACGCTCGGCAGCGCGATCGGGGCGCCGCTCGTCGGCCGGTACGTCGACCGCTACGGGCTGCGGCCGGTGGTCGCGATCTGCGGGCTGGCCTCGTCGACGTTCTGGATCAGCGCGCCGCATCTGCCGTATCAGGTGCTGCTGGCGGTCTCGCTTCCCGCGGGCGTGCTGTCGGTGCCCGCCGGAACGCTCGCGCGGCTCGTCCTCACCGCACTCGTACCGCTGGAGCAGCGGCGGGCGGCCTACTCGCTGGACACGATCTTCGTGGAGGCGTCGTTCATGATCGGGCCGTCGGCCGGGATCATGGCGATCACGCAGCTGCCCGCGGTCTACGCGCTCACCGGCATCGGGATCTGCTTCGCGCTCTCGGCGACGCTGATCTACCGGATGAACCCGCCGATCCGCGCCGAAGCCGACGCCGAGGTGTTCACCGGCGAGCGGCCGCCCGTGCGGAGCTGGCTCACCGGACGGCTCGTGATGGCGATGTTCATCGCCGCCGGCGCGCTGTTCTGCCTGGTCGGCATGGAACTCGCCGCCCTGGCGACGGTGCGCGCGAGCGGCGACATCGCCTGGTCGGGACTGCTGATCACGCTGATGTGCATCGCCTCGGTCCTCGGCGGGGCCATCCACGGCGCCGTCCGGCGATCGCTTTCGCAGGGCACGCTGATGGTGCTGCTCGCGGTGCTCACACTGCCGGTCGGGCTGATCGACCACCCTTGGTGGCTGCTGGCGATCGTGCTCTTCCCGAGCAACGTGCTGTGCGCGCCGACGCTCGCGGCGAGCACGGAGACGGTCAGCGCGGCCGCTCCGCCGCGGGTGCGCGGCGAGGCGATGGGCCTGCTGGACGCGGCCAGCCGGATCGGGCTGGCGATCGGGAGCCCGATCATCGGATACGTGATCGACCACTCCAGCCCGGGCTGGGGGTTCGCGGCCTCGGCGGTGGGAGCGCTGGGGATCGCTTCGCTCGGCCTGTTCTGGCGCCGGTCCCGGACTCCCGCCGCTCCGGTGCCCGCGCTCAGTTCTTCCTGA
- a CDS encoding RtcB family protein translates to MYTAVEGSRVPIRMWADPTSVEDQAMRQLHNVANLPWVHGVAVMPDVHYGKGATVGSVIAMRDAVSPAAVGVDIGCGMSAVRTSLTAADLPDDLLKLRRRIESAVPVGFGLHKTPVNPAKVHGVGGWDAFWKSFGDLHAGVQDLHDRASRQIGSLGGGNHFIEVCLEQGGDDEGRVWLMLHSGSRNIGKELAERHMAVARKLPHNADLPDPDLAVFVAGTPEMQAYRRDLFWAQDYAARNRATMVALVKQALKDVVPQTTFDDAISCHHNYVAEETYDDVELLVTRKGAIRAGSGDLGIIPGSMGTGSYIVRGLGNTSSFQSASHGAGRRMSRNKAKKLFTAEDLAAQTAGVECRKDSGVVDEIPAAYKDIETVIKAQTDLVEVVAHLKQVVCVKG, encoded by the coding sequence ATGTACACGGCGGTCGAAGGCTCGCGGGTTCCGATCCGGATGTGGGCCGACCCCACGTCGGTCGAGGACCAAGCCATGCGACAGCTGCACAACGTCGCCAACCTGCCGTGGGTGCACGGCGTCGCGGTCATGCCCGACGTCCACTACGGCAAGGGCGCGACCGTCGGCAGCGTGATCGCGATGCGCGACGCCGTGTCCCCGGCCGCCGTCGGGGTGGACATCGGCTGCGGGATGAGCGCGGTGCGGACCTCGCTCACCGCCGCCGATCTGCCCGACGACCTGCTGAAGCTCCGCCGCCGGATCGAATCGGCCGTCCCGGTCGGCTTCGGCCTGCACAAGACGCCGGTGAACCCGGCGAAGGTGCACGGTGTCGGTGGCTGGGACGCGTTCTGGAAGTCCTTCGGCGACCTGCACGCCGGCGTCCAGGACCTGCATGACCGCGCGTCGCGTCAGATCGGGAGCCTCGGTGGCGGCAACCACTTCATCGAGGTCTGCCTCGAACAGGGCGGCGACGACGAAGGCCGCGTCTGGCTGATGCTGCACTCGGGTTCGCGCAACATCGGCAAGGAACTCGCGGAACGGCACATGGCCGTCGCGCGGAAGCTGCCGCACAACGCGGACCTGCCGGATCCGGACCTCGCGGTGTTCGTCGCGGGCACCCCGGAAATGCAGGCGTACCGGCGCGACCTGTTCTGGGCGCAGGACTACGCGGCGCGTAACCGCGCCACCATGGTCGCGCTCGTCAAGCAGGCGCTGAAGGACGTCGTCCCGCAGACGACGTTCGACGATGCCATCTCGTGCCACCACAACTACGTGGCAGAAGAGACCTACGACGACGTCGAACTGCTGGTGACCCGCAAGGGCGCGATCCGCGCGGGTTCGGGCGACCTCGGGATCATCCCGGGCAGCATGGGCACCGGTTCGTACATCGTGCGCGGTCTCGGGAACACGTCGTCCTTCCAGTCCGCTTCGCACGGGGCGGGCCGCCGGATGTCGCGGAACAAGGCCAAGAAGCTGTTCACCGCCGAAGACCTCGCCGCGCAGACCGCCGGTGTGGAATGCCGCAAGGATTCCGGTGTGGTGGACGAGATCCCGGCCGCGTACAAGGACATCGAAACGGTGATCAAGGCGCAGACCGACCTCGTCGAGGTGGTCGCCCATCTGAAGCAGGTCGTCTGCGTGAAGGGCTGA
- a CDS encoding M48 family metalloprotease, with protein sequence MKSLRGLLAAVLLAAFPLLVLAFVGGIVTLEVLALRHNVFTAVKLGIITVPVGWILLKTLLTVERATDDDIPGVEVTPEDPPSLWALVRELAEEAGTRPPDEIYLDADVNAAVTERTSWLGLRVLRRRMIIGVPLIMGLRQDQFRAVLAHELGHYSNRDTRFAALTYRGRKSIARVVNGLGREGYFERFVGWLFKQYAKLYFVVSMSVCRAQELAADAVSARLAGTDAAASALREIEALAVTWRFFMNNYAAIGWDAGYLPDRFGEGYRALLTDPTRAEQMEEMRRNPPEDKTSRWDTHPATRDRVAMLEAGALIPVRPGGDRPAADLLTGAEKMLDEALFTVFSDEAHTKRRTDWPSLVAIGRRHAAAEIAAEVLGERTLDMALDLLDAGRHEELADPDEKPPAGVGPRARREFAAVSVRRRLGVVVHAALTDVGVARWSLSWSGPAPFTLDEPLEEQLAPALDKATAAEGDTAPLRALLTAAGVSTGYRPSPTLVRS encoded by the coding sequence GTGAAGTCTTTACGTGGGCTGCTCGCTGCCGTCCTGCTCGCGGCGTTCCCGCTGCTCGTGCTGGCGTTCGTGGGCGGGATCGTGACGCTCGAAGTGCTGGCGCTGCGGCACAACGTTTTCACGGCGGTGAAGCTCGGCATCATCACCGTCCCGGTCGGCTGGATCCTGCTCAAGACCTTGCTCACGGTCGAGCGGGCGACCGATGACGACATACCCGGCGTCGAGGTGACGCCGGAAGACCCGCCGTCACTCTGGGCACTGGTCCGGGAACTGGCGGAAGAGGCGGGCACCCGGCCGCCGGACGAGATCTATCTCGACGCGGACGTCAACGCCGCTGTCACCGAGCGGACCTCGTGGCTCGGGCTGCGGGTGTTGCGCCGCCGGATGATCATCGGGGTCCCGCTGATCATGGGCCTGCGCCAGGACCAGTTCCGCGCGGTACTCGCCCATGAGCTGGGGCACTACAGCAACAGGGACACGCGGTTCGCCGCGCTGACCTATCGCGGTCGCAAATCCATCGCGCGGGTGGTCAACGGCCTCGGCCGCGAGGGCTACTTCGAGCGCTTCGTCGGCTGGCTCTTCAAGCAGTACGCGAAGCTGTACTTCGTCGTCTCGATGAGCGTCTGCCGTGCGCAGGAGCTCGCGGCCGACGCCGTCTCGGCGCGGCTCGCCGGGACCGACGCGGCGGCTTCGGCCCTGCGCGAGATCGAAGCGCTGGCCGTCACCTGGCGGTTCTTCATGAACAACTACGCCGCGATCGGCTGGGACGCGGGCTACCTCCCGGACCGGTTCGGCGAGGGTTACCGCGCGCTGCTCACCGACCCGACCAGGGCGGAGCAGATGGAGGAGATGCGGCGGAACCCGCCGGAGGACAAGACCTCGCGATGGGACACGCATCCGGCGACCCGGGATCGCGTCGCGATGCTCGAGGCCGGGGCCCTGATCCCGGTCCGCCCCGGCGGGGACCGTCCGGCGGCCGACCTGCTGACCGGCGCCGAGAAGATGCTCGACGAGGCGCTGTTCACCGTCTTCTCCGACGAGGCGCACACGAAACGGCGGACCGACTGGCCGTCCCTGGTCGCCATCGGCCGCCGTCACGCCGCGGCCGAAATCGCCGCCGAGGTCCTGGGCGAACGCACCCTGGACATGGCGCTGGACCTGCTCGACGCGGGCAGGCACGAAGAACTCGCCGACCCGGACGAGAAGCCGCCCGCCGGCGTCGGCCCCCGTGCCCGCCGGGAGTTCGCCGCCGTCTCCGTGCGCAGACGGCTGGGCGTGGTGGTCCACGCGGCCCTCACCGACGTCGGCGTGGCGCGATGGTCGCTGTCGTGGTCCGGACCGGCGCCGTTCACCTTGGACGAGCCGCTGGAAGAGCAACTCGCGCCCGCGCTCGACAAGGCCACCGCGGCCGAAGGCGACACCGCGCCCCTGCGCGCGCTTCTGACGGCCGCCGGGGTGTCCACCGGCTATCGACCGTCCCCCACTCTTGTTCGTTCTTAA
- a CDS encoding DUF4034 domain-containing protein — protein sequence MLWLLKSRERKAVFAMMKEAKRRGVEIDELKNVLTPEEFAALLPPEKPRFKGKIPDVTRWGLPADSEVSAKEYWTDEEVLAVQESTARGEWEDAAALLASTWGNWDRRNLVNGALGEAAAKDDEWLRAWRKARPGDPGAALVNAESLVHVAWEVRSGLQAKHVTEEQFAAFFRVLEQAEEAVHEASALAPEDPTPWVTALAIAMGRQYENDQYLEVWSELAERDPQHRGAHSRALQYWCAKWFGSNERMWEFAETAAAKSPKLAPLLLIAAHESEFQDVPAWRDPRVSGALDGIVAWLNGEGRDHPATRGDRAYAAKALVENGRFDEAVEQFRFLGTRADAGIWAYSGDARGEFLATRYAACAGATKP from the coding sequence ATGCTTTGGCTGCTCAAATCCCGTGAACGCAAGGCCGTCTTCGCCATGATGAAGGAGGCGAAACGACGCGGCGTCGAGATCGACGAACTCAAGAACGTGCTGACGCCGGAAGAGTTCGCCGCGCTGCTGCCGCCGGAGAAGCCCAGGTTCAAGGGCAAGATCCCGGACGTCACCCGCTGGGGGCTTCCGGCCGACAGCGAGGTCTCGGCCAAGGAGTACTGGACCGACGAGGAAGTCCTCGCGGTCCAGGAGTCGACCGCCCGGGGCGAGTGGGAGGACGCCGCCGCGCTGCTGGCGTCGACCTGGGGGAACTGGGACCGCCGCAACCTGGTGAACGGCGCGCTCGGCGAAGCGGCCGCGAAGGACGACGAATGGCTGCGCGCGTGGCGCAAGGCCCGCCCCGGCGATCCGGGTGCCGCGCTCGTCAACGCGGAATCGCTCGTGCACGTGGCGTGGGAGGTGCGCAGCGGTCTGCAGGCGAAACACGTCACCGAGGAGCAGTTCGCCGCGTTCTTCCGGGTGCTGGAGCAGGCCGAGGAGGCCGTGCACGAGGCGTCCGCGCTCGCCCCCGAGGATCCGACGCCGTGGGTGACGGCGCTCGCGATCGCGATGGGGCGGCAGTACGAGAACGACCAGTACCTCGAGGTCTGGTCGGAACTCGCCGAACGCGACCCGCAGCACCGCGGGGCGCACTCGCGGGCGTTGCAGTACTGGTGCGCGAAGTGGTTCGGCTCGAACGAGCGGATGTGGGAGTTCGCCGAGACCGCCGCGGCGAAGTCGCCGAAGCTGGCTCCGCTGCTGCTGATCGCCGCGCACGAATCCGAGTTCCAGGACGTTCCCGCGTGGCGCGACCCGCGGGTTTCCGGCGCGCTCGACGGGATCGTGGCGTGGCTGAACGGCGAAGGGCGCGATCACCCGGCGACGCGGGGAGACCGGGCGTACGCGGCGAAGGCGCTCGTGGAGAACGGGCGCTTCGACGAGGCCGTCGAGCAGTTCCGGTTCCTGGGGACGCGGGCCGACGCCGGTATCTGGGCCTACAGCGGGGACGCTCGCGGCGAGTTCCTGGCGACGCGGTACGCGGCCTGCGCCGGGGCCACCAAGCCCTGA
- a CDS encoding aspartate-semialdehyde dehydrogenase, translating to MPEGLRVGVVGATGQVGAVMRRLLAERGFPVAEMRYFASARSAGSKLPWQDREIVIEDATTADPSGLDIALFSAGGSTSKAQAERFAAAGATVIDNSSAWRMDPDVPLVVSEVNPEAIKEARKGIIANPNCTTMAAMPVLKPLHAEAGLVRLVASTYQAVSGSGLAGVEELEGQLAAAAPNAGALTHDGAAVKFPEPEKYARPIAHNVLPLAGSIVDDGEFETDEEKKFRNESRKILSIPELRVSCTCVRVPVFSGHSISINAEFSQALSVARATELLTGAPGVELSEIPTPLQAAGQDPSYVGRLRTDPGVDGGRGLALFLSNDNLRKGAALNAVQIAELVAANS from the coding sequence ATGCCGGAAGGTTTGCGGGTAGGGGTCGTCGGGGCGACCGGCCAGGTCGGCGCGGTCATGCGCCGTCTGCTGGCCGAGCGGGGTTTCCCGGTCGCCGAGATGCGGTACTTCGCTTCGGCGCGGTCCGCCGGTTCGAAACTTCCTTGGCAGGATCGGGAAATCGTCATCGAGGACGCGACGACCGCCGATCCGTCCGGGTTGGACATCGCGCTGTTCTCCGCCGGTGGCTCGACCTCCAAGGCGCAGGCGGAGCGGTTCGCCGCGGCCGGTGCCACGGTGATCGACAACTCGTCGGCCTGGCGGATGGACCCGGATGTCCCGCTGGTCGTCAGCGAGGTCAACCCGGAGGCGATCAAGGAAGCGCGCAAGGGGATCATCGCGAACCCCAACTGCACCACGATGGCCGCGATGCCGGTGCTCAAGCCGCTGCACGCCGAAGCCGGGCTGGTACGCCTGGTCGCCAGCACCTACCAGGCGGTGTCCGGCAGCGGGCTCGCCGGTGTCGAGGAACTGGAAGGCCAGCTCGCCGCGGCGGCGCCGAACGCGGGCGCGCTGACCCACGACGGCGCGGCGGTGAAGTTCCCCGAGCCGGAGAAGTACGCGCGGCCCATCGCGCACAACGTCCTCCCGCTCGCCGGGTCCATTGTGGACGATGGCGAATTCGAGACGGACGAAGAGAAGAAGTTCCGCAACGAGAGCCGCAAGATCCTGAGCATCCCGGAGCTGCGCGTTTCCTGCACGTGCGTGCGGGTGCCGGTGTTCTCGGGTCACTCGATCTCGATCAACGCGGAGTTCTCGCAGGCGCTTTCGGTCGCCCGCGCGACCGAGCTGCTGACCGGCGCCCCCGGCGTGGAGCTGTCCGAGATCCCGACCCCGCTGCAGGCCGCGGGCCAGGACCCGTCCTACGTCGGGCGGCTGCGGACGGATCCGGGCGTCGACGGCGGCCGCGGGCTGGCACTGTTCCTGTCGAACGACAACCTGCGGAAGGGCGCGGCGCTCAACGCGGTGCAGATCGCGGAACTGGTCGCGGCCAACTCCTGA
- a CDS encoding aspartate kinase, translated as MALVVQKYGGSSLESADRIKRVAERIVATKKAGNDVVVVCSAMGDTTDELLDLAQQVNPAPPEREMDMLLTAGERISNSLVAMAISAQGAEAWSFTGSQAGVVTTSVHGNARIIDVSPSRVTEALDQGYIALVAGFQGVSQDTKDITTLGRGGSDTTAVALAAALNADVCEIYSDVDGVYTADPRVVPDARKLDTIAYEEMLELAASGSKILHLRSVEYARRYGVPIRVRSSYSDKPGTTVTGSIEEIPVEQALITGVAHDRSEAKITVTGVPDHAGAAAKIFRVIADNEIDIDMVLQNVSSTSSGRTDITFTLSKANGAKAVQSLEKIKGEIGFESVLYDDHVGKVSLVGAGMRSHPGVTATFCEALAQSGVNIEIINTSEIRISVLIRDAQLDDAVRAIHEAFELGGDEEAVVYAGSGR; from the coding sequence GTGGCCCTCGTGGTCCAGAAGTACGGCGGTTCGTCGCTGGAAAGTGCCGACCGGATCAAACGCGTCGCGGAACGCATCGTCGCCACCAAGAAGGCGGGCAACGACGTCGTCGTCGTCTGCTCCGCCATGGGCGACACGACGGACGAGCTGCTCGACCTGGCTCAGCAGGTCAACCCGGCTCCGCCGGAGCGTGAGATGGACATGCTGCTCACCGCGGGTGAGCGCATCTCGAACTCGCTCGTCGCCATGGCGATCTCCGCGCAGGGCGCGGAGGCGTGGTCGTTCACCGGTTCGCAGGCAGGTGTGGTGACGACGTCGGTGCACGGCAACGCGCGGATCATCGATGTCAGCCCCAGCCGCGTGACGGAGGCCCTCGACCAGGGCTACATCGCGCTGGTGGCGGGGTTCCAGGGCGTGTCGCAGGACACCAAGGACATCACGACGCTGGGCCGCGGTGGTTCGGATACCACCGCCGTCGCGCTGGCCGCGGCGCTGAACGCCGACGTCTGCGAGATCTATTCCGATGTGGACGGTGTGTACACCGCCGATCCGCGCGTCGTGCCCGACGCCCGCAAGCTCGACACCATCGCCTACGAGGAGATGCTGGAGCTGGCCGCGAGCGGCTCGAAGATCCTGCACCTGCGCTCGGTGGAGTACGCGCGCCGCTACGGCGTCCCGATCCGAGTCCGTTCTTCCTACAGTGACAAGCCGGGCACCACGGTGACCGGTTCTATCGAGGAGATCCCCGTGGAACAAGCGTTGATCACCGGTGTGGCGCACGACCGCTCCGAAGCCAAGATCACGGTGACCGGCGTGCCGGACCACGCCGGTGCCGCGGCCAAGATCTTCCGGGTGATCGCCGACAACGAGATCGACATCGACATGGTGCTGCAGAACGTGTCCAGCACGTCGTCCGGCCGCACCGACATCACCTTCACGCTCTCGAAGGCCAACGGGGCGAAGGCCGTGCAGTCGCTGGAGAAGATCAAGGGCGAGATCGGCTTCGAGTCGGTCCTCTACGACGACCACGTCGGCAAGGTGTCGCTCGTCGGCGCGGGGATGCGCTCGCACCCCGGTGTCACGGCGACGTTCTGCGAGGCGCTCGCGCAGTCGGGCGTGAACATCGAAATCATCAACACCTCGGAGATCCGGATCTCGGTGCTGATCCGGGACGCGCAGCTCGACGACGCGGTGCGCGCGATCCATGAGGCATTCGAACTCGGCGGCGACGAAGAAGCCGTCGTCTACGCGGGGAGTGGACGCTGA
- a CDS encoding nitroreductase family protein, with product MHKPAETSTPIASIMAARWSPRAYDEAAIVTEDQVRALLEAARWAPSFGNTQPARYLVGLRGTPSYDRILSTLNSGNRAWAHRAGLLLIGVMVTTNEKGDVPYAEYGLGLASENLVLQAVELGLIAHQMAGFSAEAAKDFFGLPDDVVPKVAIAVGSPADPSVLEEDWRIEREKGPRERISLAEFAYTDAWGASAFSE from the coding sequence GTGCACAAACCCGCCGAAACAAGTACCCCGATCGCGTCGATCATGGCCGCCAGGTGGAGCCCGCGCGCCTACGACGAGGCCGCCATCGTCACCGAAGACCAGGTCCGCGCGCTGCTCGAGGCCGCCCGCTGGGCGCCGTCGTTCGGCAACACCCAGCCCGCCCGCTACCTGGTCGGCCTGCGCGGCACACCTTCGTACGACCGGATCCTCTCGACGCTCAACTCGGGCAACCGCGCGTGGGCCCACCGCGCCGGGCTCCTGCTGATCGGCGTGATGGTGACCACGAACGAGAAGGGCGACGTGCCGTACGCCGAGTACGGGCTGGGGCTCGCGAGCGAGAACCTCGTGCTCCAGGCCGTCGAACTCGGCCTGATCGCGCACCAGATGGCGGGCTTCTCCGCCGAAGCGGCGAAGGACTTCTTCGGGCTTCCCGACGACGTCGTCCCGAAGGTCGCCATCGCCGTCGGCTCCCCCGCCGACCCGTCGGTACTCGAAGAGGACTGGCGGATCGAGCGTGAGAAGGGGCCGCGCGAGCGGATCTCGCTGGCGGAATTCGCCTACACCGACGCTTGGGGCGCGAGCGCTTTCTCCGAGTGA
- a CDS encoding MFS transporter → MTRPHTRAWLGLLVILCPVFLVSMDGSILFLAMPRIGQALSPTADQALWILDVYGFAVGSLLIAFGNVGDRYGRLKLLMIGAAVFGAASTGAAFAPGPELLIAFRALMGLAGATLLPSALAVLSELFPDPRRRAQAIGVFAAAFAAGFAIGPVVGGVLLERFWWGSVFLVNLPVIAVFLVLAPVLLREVRATGKGRVDKLSVALSAVGLLLAIYGIKHAAADGLSVFAISTAVAGAVLLVWFARRQRGLDHPLIEFSLFRDRVFTIAIVTGLLPLAAWSAAAYLSGIHLQSVLGLPVLQAALLALPGAAVLTILCVVTPALVERIGKRAALVGCHFSIAAGLALLLMTGVTGGVGWYVASTVVAGVGYGISFSVVADTAVAAVPAERAGAAGAIAETSNEIGNALGIALMGSLAALVFRLAGPDLAPTLDGTLQLPGIAPAAAADAKEAFVSGLHTAVAVLSVLHVALGGLALRWLPHSEKALAPQASV, encoded by the coding sequence ATGACACGACCGCACACCCGCGCCTGGCTGGGCCTGCTGGTGATCCTCTGCCCGGTGTTCCTCGTCTCCATGGACGGCTCGATCCTGTTCCTCGCGATGCCCAGGATCGGCCAGGCCCTTTCCCCGACGGCCGACCAGGCATTGTGGATCCTGGACGTCTACGGCTTCGCGGTCGGCTCGCTGCTGATCGCGTTCGGCAACGTCGGCGACCGGTACGGACGGCTGAAGCTGCTGATGATCGGCGCCGCCGTCTTCGGCGCGGCCTCCACCGGCGCGGCGTTCGCCCCGGGCCCGGAGTTGCTGATCGCGTTCCGCGCGCTGATGGGGCTGGCCGGAGCGACTCTGCTGCCTTCGGCGCTGGCGGTGCTGAGCGAACTCTTTCCCGATCCTCGGCGACGAGCGCAGGCCATCGGTGTCTTCGCGGCCGCGTTCGCCGCCGGTTTCGCGATCGGCCCCGTCGTCGGCGGGGTCCTGCTGGAGCGGTTCTGGTGGGGTTCGGTCTTCCTGGTCAACCTGCCGGTGATCGCGGTGTTCCTGGTGCTCGCGCCGGTGCTGCTCCGCGAAGTGCGGGCCACCGGGAAGGGACGCGTCGACAAGCTGAGCGTGGCGCTCTCCGCCGTCGGCCTCTTGCTCGCGATCTACGGGATCAAGCACGCGGCCGCCGACGGCCTGTCCGTCTTCGCGATCTCCACGGCTGTCGCCGGAGCGGTGCTGCTGGTCTGGTTCGCCCGGCGCCAGCGTGGTCTCGACCACCCGCTCATCGAGTTCTCCCTGTTCCGCGATCGCGTCTTCACGATCGCGATCGTCACCGGGCTGCTGCCGCTGGCGGCGTGGTCGGCGGCCGCGTACCTGTCCGGGATCCACCTGCAGTCCGTGCTGGGGCTGCCCGTCCTGCAAGCGGCTCTCCTGGCGCTGCCCGGGGCGGCCGTCCTCACGATCCTGTGCGTCGTCACCCCGGCGCTGGTCGAGCGGATCGGCAAGCGCGCGGCGCTGGTCGGCTGCCACTTCTCCATCGCCGCCGGGCTGGCGTTGTTGCTCATGACCGGGGTCACGGGCGGAGTGGGCTGGTACGTCGCTTCGACGGTGGTCGCGGGTGTCGGCTACGGCATCTCGTTCAGTGTCGTGGCCGACACGGCCGTCGCGGCGGTGCCCGCCGAGCGGGCGGGCGCGGCGGGTGCGATCGCCGAAACGAGCAACGAGATCGGCAACGCGCTGGGGATCGCGCTCATGGGTTCACTCGCCGCGCTGGTGTTCCGCCTGGCAGGCCCGGATCTCGCCCCCACCCTCGACGGAACCCTCCAGCTGCCCGGTATCGCGCCCGCGGCCGCCGCCGACGCGAAGGAGGCCTTCGTCTCGGGCCTGCACACCGCCGTCGCGGTGCTGAGCGTGCTGCATGTCGCGCTGGGCGGTCTCGCTCTGCGATGGCTCCCTCACTCGGAGAAAGCGCTCGCGCCCCAAGCGTCGGTGTAG
- a CDS encoding helix-turn-helix transcriptional regulator, translated as MESLGVYLKSRRDRVTPAEIGLRTYGTSRRVPGLRREELAQLAGVSAGYYTRLEQGLAETASRQVLDALARALRLDDVETGHLHNLARQSAPPKLSDPGPEDPHPRVLALLENLGEAVPALVFGRRGDVLAWNHAGHALMAEHLDFDAPGDPERRPSLPRLFFLDPLTRDLHRNRAELAPIHVAYLRLTAGRYPTDARLAALIGELSMRSDEFATLWATGDVADCTIGAMHLRHPTVGAVSVDYQVWLQPDSPDHRLEIYTPKDPGSADALKILTQFDR; from the coding sequence ATGGAAAGCCTCGGCGTGTACCTCAAGAGCCGTCGTGACCGGGTGACTCCCGCCGAAATCGGCCTGCGCACGTACGGCACCTCACGCCGGGTGCCCGGTCTGCGCCGCGAGGAACTCGCCCAGCTCGCCGGAGTGAGCGCCGGGTACTACACGCGGCTCGAACAGGGGCTGGCCGAGACCGCTTCACGGCAGGTGCTCGACGCGCTCGCCCGCGCGCTCCGGCTCGACGACGTCGAGACGGGCCATCTACACAACCTCGCCCGGCAGTCCGCGCCGCCGAAGTTGTCCGACCCCGGCCCCGAGGATCCGCATCCCCGGGTCCTCGCGCTGCTGGAGAACCTCGGCGAGGCCGTGCCCGCGCTCGTCTTCGGCCGTCGCGGCGACGTCCTCGCCTGGAACCACGCCGGGCACGCGCTCATGGCCGAGCACCTCGACTTCGACGCTCCGGGGGATCCGGAACGGCGGCCGTCGCTCCCTCGCCTGTTCTTCCTCGACCCGCTCACCCGCGACCTGCACCGCAACCGGGCCGAACTCGCGCCCATCCATGTCGCCTACCTGCGGCTCACCGCCGGCCGCTACCCGACGGACGCCCGCCTCGCCGCTCTCATCGGCGAGCTTTCGATGCGCAGCGACGAGTTCGCGACGCTCTGGGCGACCGGTGACGTCGCCGACTGCACGATCGGCGCCATGCACCTGCGGCATCCCACGGTCGGCGCGGTGAGCGTCGACTACCAGGTGTGGCTCCAGCCCGACAGCCCCGACCACCGGCTCGAGATCTACACGCCGAAGGACCCCGGATCCGCCGACGCGCTGAAGATCCTGACCCAGTTCGATCGCTAA